A part of Rhinoderma darwinii isolate aRhiDar2 chromosome 1, aRhiDar2.hap1, whole genome shotgun sequence genomic DNA contains:
- the LRRC70 gene encoding leucine-rich repeat-containing protein 70, whose amino-acid sequence MSSKQRDVHRSESSLPPLRMCLCGYVFMLLLQERVLCCPATCHICLEKQVNCQSLGLTTIPRNFPKTTTLIYLSGNNITKVSPNELSDFKDLALLFLDNSKISYIHPKAFSSLTKLYSLHLNDNDIQRLDTWIFDGLLNLHYLYLQQNQIDLLPQGLFGHLKSVRRLYLQKNRIGILGSDIFLGMFNLHTLNLANNNISRISDSAWRHLENLENLYLEGNHLVQVPSNALGLLKGLKRLSLSNNQFGSIHNFAFLGLNSLQYLFLENANIQAISDKSFNGLSNLKQLILSRNELHTLDSKTFTNLNQLVYLQVDKNAIVAISDDTFEEMGPSLKVLNLAFNNLTSLHPRVLQPLVSLSHFQASYNPWHCGCSLLALRSFLLSSSSRFSLHCHSPLQLQNRPLSNVKLAEFRNCMDNTTNVSPRFSHVLSSTERIDGHIKSVTYKPFLSSLTTHKTVSAPSTSTVSINIMHSSPGQNAAKPLYDEIEFHFPSVNLTSNGVSQLPLDIVTVSLKPIVICQPKAEDLHQSFYILLSFFSLSCIVICFLIYKVIQLKNKLRTPEHQGDSVLEYYGCYQSDRYQITDPIHIPPQNPLPSPDIDLIRPLKRSPSDSQTQVILFEHSAL is encoded by the coding sequence ATGAGCAGCAAACAAAGGGACGTGCACAGATCTGAGAGCTCTCTCCCCCCACTCCGCATGTGCCTGTGTGGCTATGTCTTTATGTTACTTCTGCAGGAAAGGGTCCTTTGCTGCCCTGCCACTTGCCATATTTGTTTGGAAAAACAGGTTAATTGCCAAAGCTTGGGTCTAACCACTATACCGAGGAATTTTCCCAAAACAACCACCCTCATATATTTGAGCGGCAATAATATTACAAAGGTCAGCCCTAATGAGCTGTCAGACTTTAAGGATCTAGCTTTGCTTTTTTTGGACAATTCAAAAATTTCATACATACATCCCAAAGCATTTTCTTCCTTGACGAAACTGTACTCACTGCACCTGAATGATAATGACATCCAACGGTTAGACACATGGATATTTGATGGACTTCTCAACCTTCATTATTTGTACCTTCAACAAAACCAGATTGATCTCCTTCCTCAAGGATTGTTTGGCCACCTAAAATCTGTGCGACGTTTATATCTTCAAAAGAACAGAATTGGTATCCTTGGCAGTGATATCTTTTTGGGAATGTTTAACCTTCACACTCTAAATTTAGCCAACAATAATATCTCTCGGATATCTGACTCTGCATGGCGTCATCTAGAAAACCTCGAAAATCTATACCTCGAAGGTAACCATTTAGTTCAAGTCCCATCCAATGCTCTAGGATTACTCAAAGGTCTCAAAAGACTTTCCTTGTCAAATAACCAGTTTGGATCAATACACAATTTTGCTTTCCTAGGACTTAACTCTTTGCAGTATCTGTTTTTAGAGAATGCAAATATTCAGGCAATCAGCGACAAGTCTTTTAATGGGCTGAGTAATCTGAAACAGTTGATTCTGAGCCGGAATGAACTACATACACTTGATTCAAAAACTTTTACCAACTTGAATCAATTGGTGTACCTACAGGTGGACAAGAATGCCATCGTAGCCATATCTGATGACACCTTTGAAGAAATGGGGCCATCACTTAAAGTTCTCAACCTGGCATTTAATAATTTGACATCTTTGCATCCTCGAGTGCTTCAACCCCTTGTATCATTAAGTCATTTCCAGGCGAGTTATAATCCATGGCATTGTGGGTGCAGTTTGTTAGCACTTAGAAGTTTCCTCCTTTCTTCATCTTCTAGATTCAGTTTGCATTGCCACAGTCCACTACAGCTCCAGAACAGGCCACTGAGCAATGTGAAATTGGCTGAATTTAGGAATTGTATGGACAATACAACAAATGTTTCACCTCGGTTCTCTCATGTGTTGTCAAGTACGGAAAGGATAGACGGCCACATAAAAAGTGTCACTTACAAACCTTTTCTAAGCTCTCTGACTACTCATAAAACGGTATCTGCtccgtcaacatctacagtgtctATTAACATTATGCATAGCAGTCCAGGACAAAATGCCGCTAAGCCGTTGTACGACGAGATCGAATTTCACTTTCCATCTGTGAATCTAACCAGTAACGGCGTGAGCCAGTTGCCCCTAGACATTGTTACAGTGTCCCTCAAACCGATTGTAATATGCCAGCCGAAGGCAGAAGACCTACACCAGTCTTTCTACATTttgctttcatttttttcactgtcttgtattgtcatttgttttttaatatataaagtcATTCAGCTAAAAAATAAACTTAGGACTCCAGAACACCAAGGTGACAGTGTGCTGGAATATTATGGCTGCTATCAGTCTGACAGGTACCAAATAACAGATCCCATACACATTCCACCACAGAATCCTTTGCCAAGTCCTGATATTGACTTAATAAGACCATTAAAGCGCTCCCCCTCAGACTCTCAGACTCAGGTTATCTTGTTTGAGCATTCTGCTCTCTAA